In Plasmodium coatneyi strain Hackeri chromosome 8, complete sequence, the genomic stretch TGAACATCTAATACcggaaaattatttaaaagtgGTTGGGGCGAAGTTTCCGACGAGCGTTTATTACCTAATGTCCATTGGACTTTTGAGCAAAAAGATCCTATGCGTCTTAGCGTTAGGAGAGTGGATAGACTACACACACCCGATAATCGATTCGTTTGAGTATAGAGACTCTTTGATAGACTTGAGGGAGTACCGGTGCCGGATGTTGGGACTCATTTCTGTGAAATTGAACCcgtttttttacaaaaggaAGATTAAATTTTTCGATTATGGGTCCTATGTGAATAACATTTTGGACGGAAAGGACAACTTCACGTATTTGGATGTGCACCTGGTGGATGGTTTTTTATGGGACATCAATAAGGCCAACGTGAGTGAAGAGATAAAGAGGCAAAACATCAGCAAGGTTGATTTGCAATTTATTTTGCGGTGGCACTTATACTCGGAGAGCAGGAGCATATCGCTCGTCTGTGGTAGGAGTGGCCACGTCACGGGAGAGGGGGCTCACAGCTCAGGGGGGTATACAACCGATGAACAGGATGGGGAAGGTACATCCGAAGTGGGTAATGCATCCAATGCAGGTGATCATTCCGATGTGGAAAGTGCACCCGAGGGGGAATCACGTGCAGACCGAGTGACGAAGCATTATAACGATTATTACAAGAAGCTGCTGAAGGTGAACAATCAGAACTTTGAGAGCATCCTCTCTTTGGTGTATTACATGTTTCTGGAAAATTTGggaattttcacaaaaaattgtgGCGTCACTGTTTTTGGTCTTCTCCTGTCAGAAGTCAGAAACAAAGACATCGACAGTAACATTCTGATCATTTTTGAATTATTGAAGTTTGGCTTTTTGACGACGGAGCCATTGGTACCTCCACAGGGAGAGTCCTATCCGGAGAATGCTTACGCATCTGTTTTAAATTGTAGAAAATTGACTGAACAGGATAGGAAAAGTGTTACCCTTTTGTCTAGAATATATTCCCTATATAATGTAGACATAGATAAGTACACAACATATGATGGGCTGATCGACTTTGATCTCTGTGCCTTTTTCGCTGTCgtgaaaattattaaaaagaCACTGAGACAGTTGTTGCAGGCTTGTGTTGCCAATGTACTTATAAGTAATATGGATTTGATTCACCTTTTGCCTGAAAATCTTTACAACCCTAACGATAGTAGCATTTCTGGTTTTTTCGTAACGCACCACCTTATGGGCGTTTTaacgaaatattttttgctaTTCAATTTTGACGATTTGAAAGGGGGAGAGAAAACATCCTTCGCTGATCTTTCAGGGGGGTCCACCAGTGGGGGAGAAAGTACTACCTCTGATAGGGCAAATGGGGAGGGTGCAAAATCTGAACCGGTAGTAGATGAAAAGGTGCACAGGGAAATAAGCATGGCAGATGTGGAAGAGAGTAACTCGAAGAATAACAATCTATGTCAAAACGGAAGGGATGAAAAAATCTCCCGAGCGGAATCATCCCTCCCACCTCAAAATGAAAGGGTTTGCAAAACGGAGCATGCTGAACAAAGGGATCTTCAACCGTTGAAGGAGAATTCTTCGAGGATGGATGCGAATATGCCTAAAGAAGGAGTAGAACCAAATGATGCTAACACTTGGAAGGGTTGCACCAAAGGTGAGAACAAACCGAATGGGGACCATGCCTATGAGGGGGACAGCACTGTGGAGGATGTATGCACTGATGAAGGGAATGGACCAAAGGATCACGACATCGTGGGGGAAAGTGGCGCACCTGGTAGTGACAGCTACGAATGCGAAGTGACGGAAAATGTAGTAGGTCAAAACGGCCATTACGCCACTGACCAAGATAATTCACAAAACAACTTTAACGAATTTGAAAAGGCGGTGAGGAAAAACTTCCCGAGTTTCCTAAACCCAATCATTGATTTATGTAATGCGATAAACACGTGGCGGGACCACCTCAGTTTGATCACGCAGCTGGAGAAGCATACCAATGTGTACGACTTGGTCTCAGACCTAAAAGCGGCAGATCAAtttttgcagaaaaaaatacactacATAGGGCTGGACAAGACGACGGCATACATTAACATTTGCGCGTCGAACAACGCGTAGGGTGTGTTCATATGTGGGtctttttttgcccattCGAATGATTCGCCTATCTGTCGgcatgcccattttttttttttttttttttttttttttttatgttatcTTCGGAACGCCCAGTGTGTGCACCTCATTATGAGTGacccacacacacaaataaaaACGTTGCACCGTTGGAGGACCAATTTAAACGCAATTCAAGCCGCATCGGTTAGCAGAACGGTGAGTTAATTTCGGGTGTGTGCGCCTGCCTGCATAAGTTCGACTTGGTTAAATGGGGCAACACCGAGTGGGGAGCAGTAAGCACGCGTTCAACGGCGTTAAACTTGCGTTGCGCCCCCGAGGTCAATCCCAAATGAACACCCCAAGTAAAGACAAATCAAACCGCTCCCCAAGTTGGACGGACACACTTAACAAGccatttgtttaaaattttttgtctCAAGCCAAATGCACGGCAACAGGTAATGGCActatatttaattaaaatttttttttttttaagattaATTAGAactattttggaaaaaaaaaaaaaacacgaaaaaaagaaaaggtcaGAAAAAGCGTCATTTTTCATGGAATGCGTATTGACACTTGTTACGTGCATCCATCTTTGGGTAAATATGCATATAGCTAGAATCATGCATGGGTGTAATCCTGTGTCagttcgctttttttttttttttttttttaaggtaaCACTCGTGAAAGACGCATTACCAggcgggaaaaaatatatgaaaatatttgcttattttattttattattattttttttttgtctcatTCTGTTGCAGGGTTCAGGGGTGGAAAACGGAAGGGCAGCGCGTCGCTATAGAACAGCATCGAAACAACGTCGAAAAAACGTAGAAAGAACGTCGAAACGACGCCTGTGCGACGCGGCCGCCGGTGGGATGATCACTTTCACAAttgaacacaaaaaaagggggcgcATGCTTAACTAAATGTACTTAAAAATGGGATAGAGCAAACCGACCAACCTACGACCTAACGGCCAACCCAATCAATTACAGGCGGAGGTGCAGCAGCCTACAGGTTTGGCCTCCTCAGAGGGCAGTCTCTTCATCTGCAAGCTTCCCAATGGTTCGAAATTGGAGGTGGGGATGCTGCTTCTGTGTTGTTCGTAACTTGCTCTTCCACTTCCGCTGTACTGATTGAAGAAATTAATTTGTGAAAAGTCTTCGCTGCGGATATTGCTCTGATTATTTAGGCTGGAAGATTGCTTGTTCATAAAATCTAGACTTCTGCTGTAGGCATTTTGTGAATATGCCTTCTCGTTATACTCATTATAGGAGTTCATTTGTTGCTGATAGGCGCTGTTATCCAAGCTGTATCTCTCTTGTCCCTTTCTTTGGGTATACTTTTCGTACTCCTCTTCCCagttaatattttttgagTTTCTTGGAATGTATTTAATGACTTCTTCAGcatcttctatttctttaaaTCTAACTACTTCCTTAATTTGGGGTACTTCTACAATTTTGTCATGCCATTTTTCGATAATTTTCTGTCTCTCCACAACCTTCTCTACAACTTCAATTTTGGGCACGTACTTATTCTTGTAGTGAATGTGTGGCACTTCAactattttttctatatactTAACTTCTGGTACctctacaattttttctacaatGTGGGTGACATTTTTAGGAACgtgaataattttctcttgAATGATTGTTTTTGGGACAAATTTTTCTACCGTTTTGATAACGGGGACTTCAACAGTTTTGGTGACCACATCGACAGGTTGGTACGCCGTTAGGGCAACCCACTTTCGGTCAACTGTGGATGTTTCCTTGGCATCCATGGAATCTGCTTTTTGGAAACTGTTGGAGCTTCTGATTGacccttccattttgttcgttGGGAGCACAGCACACGAGAAGCCTTTGtgtaggcaaaaaaaaaaaaaaaaaaaactgggaaaaaaaaatgtagctaAAAATTAGCACTATTGGGAAAGCAGGTTAATTTCACGGGTTGCTCATTTATGTGCAATTTGGCAAGTGCGATTGTGGGGATGGTGTAAAACTTTTGCGTTTAAATGAGATGTCGCGTGgaaaattaagcaaaaaggagaaggcgGTTGGAAATGgcgaatggggaaaaaatagcacaGAGTGGATTCGCAAAAAACAAATTAGCAACAAAACAGATTTGCAACAGAACAAATTCGCGACAGAACAAATACAACACACAAACAAAATACAGTACTAGCTcggggcgaaaaaaaaaaaaaaaaaaaaaaacagatgaAGAACTGTTCTGTTAAGTTTTAAACGCTaatcaaaatggtgaaaacaaaacaaaaaaaagaaatgaaagaagaaaggaaaaattaggaaaaacgTTTCAATTCACGTTCAATCGGTTATCCGCTAAAGTTGTTACATTTAgatttaatttgtttaaccTGTTAACCTGTTTAACatgtttaacttttttaacttGTTAAACTGATTTTTCGtcgtttgtttttgtttcctttttatttattcatttgtttgttcgttcgtttgtttagtttttttttttttttttttcacaaatggTACTATCACTAGTTATTACtcctttttagaaaaaaaaaaaaaaaaaaatagctttACGGCACAATACGCGGTTATCACATGAACAGTTCAGGTAAATTTACTCACCTAACTTTGCGAGTGCATATAACTCTTAGTATTTTAAAGGTGGTTGCTGCGAACAAATTAGGGAAAATTTATAACATTTGAATTAAAGAACATTATGtgtacgttttttttcacctttatgctgttttgtttttctcttttgttttaaatgtacacacaaaaaCGACATTGTGTGGAACGCGGTTGTAGAGGTGTACGGTACACATGTAAATAAATAGctgtaaattaaaaaaaaaaaaaaaaaaaaaatgcacacaaaaaaatggctgttcataaaaaaaattctcataTAACGGTTCACATctctcacaaaaaaaaaaaaaaaaaaaaaattgctaccACTTAGTTGTCACATAATTTTATGatacaaaaaaggaatttatgTGAAACAGCCACATGttggaaaatggaaattctCCCATTCTGCGGGGGATATTTCAATTATTAAAAACTTTTATTACACTTTTCCAGTGTGTGGATTTTTGGTTTACACATTATTggtatgtttatatatgtacacatgggtaacacatgtgtgtatatacagaTTGGCCATCCTTTAATATACAATGCAGGTTGAGGATGTGAGTGAACTGCTTCTCGCACAACGTTTATGCGATAATGAAACGCCACCACCATTCGCACATTCTGTTAAGTATCTATATTTAATAAGcagttacattttttttttttctctctcattccctttttgctgTACACGGTACATGTTCATAGTGGGTGACAAACGAAatgtttctattttttcgaatTAGCCATTTGGGCAAAGCGCCGATCGAATTGCTGAATGAGGGGCACGaggcctttttctttttcagcaGGTAAGATgaggtaaaaaataaaaaacatgtACAAATGTTTTGCGGAAATTTTCCACTCGAGTGGAGAGGAACAGTTGTGAGCGTGACCAAGTACGTGGCGCAGTTGAACTTGTACACCTTTAAGTAATCGCTTACATGAACCTATATAGACGGAGGAACTGCCTTCACCTGCACATGCACAatgatgtaaaaatggaacgtTCACTCTACTTTTCGCACTTTTGTAACCTtacaaatgtgcacaacTATTCACTTTTGTGCTTTTCGAAAAATGTTAGCGGTTTAacggggaaaaataattaaagaaaatgaTGTCTTGTAAATTTcgggaaataaaattttttgttttattttaaaatgaacgCTGAGGGAGTAGGTAAATCGGTTACCCTATATATGAttccttttccccattttgttctttcccgCATTGTGTtaatgaagcaaaaaggtacatataaaaatgcCACTTCCACTCGCATCGCGTAAGCGAGTTTTAAAACCACAATTCAAGATATGCCGCTTGTTAGTATACTAGCCTTGGTCGCGCTTGGTCATGCGCCCTCGCACTAACAGCATCAAAAAGGGTACTAAACAGGAACATACTAATTTTATCCAACTTTGCGGCTTAATCGGAATGGTGAATAAGCGATTAAAATGGGCATTTGTTACAATTTAATTGAcctacaaaatatttttacattttcctcgCCCTCCTTAATTCATCAGCATTAAATACGCAAAtgtatgaaaaatgtaataaaaaaaattatgtgcCTCAATGTTCATGCGCATAAATTTTTATGACAACATATTATGGGCTTATACGGAAAATGCATATGGTGATGTAGGTGCACCTTTTTATAGCATACTGCTGTACCCCCACTTCCTATTCGATCACATAGCATAcatttttgacaaaaaaggaaaaaaaaaaaaaaataattaaaggacataaaaatgaataaacttTTGCGACAATATTTGTATAATCGAAATGGCGTAAATTAATTTAATGTGGCATTTATGTAGTTGCCTGAATTGAGAATCCTGTGAGCACGTTACTTTAATGCCTCGCGCGTATACTCTGTGTTGCAGGCGTTGACAGAAAAgcgtacatataaaataaaatacatttTCCATACACATGCGTAGCGCCCCGcggtaaaaaataaatgctccTTCACGGCAAGGTTTATGTAGCTCCTTTTTATAGCAACTGTGAAAAAGCCtactaaataaaaattgggtGACAATATTTAATTTAAGCACCgtggaaaaaagtgaacacaGAGTTGGTAGCGTTTGCTAGTGAAccttatccttttttttttttttttttttaagccgTTCCCATAGGCCACCTTTCTTACCCTTCATCGTACAGGTACAAAAATTGTATACGTAAAATGTAAGCACAAAAAATGCATTAATGACTCTTCaatacttcttttttaaaacgtcATCGCGCATTAAACTATACATttaaaatacgaaaaaaaaaaaaaaattcaatcaAATAATCTCTCGCAATATCGTAACATTGTATGCCATTCGCATGGAACAAATAAAGCACGAAGTgatcctttttaaaaacaatcCAAGCGCCTtgtattttacaaaaatgttccAAAGGAGGAGATAATAAGAAATTACAATACTAGCCATATCGTATTAACATACCTATCACGTACGTGACCCagcaaattgtaaaaatttgaaaaaggggaaaataaactttttgttaatttttttttttaacgaacCATTAACGCAAATTCACCTTGACCACATTTCGCCTTCCCAAAAATGAGTAAATTGATGAAAGGAGCCGTTGAGAGCGAGAAGTTTAGACTTCGTCGCATTCGTATTGCTTTAACCTCCAAAAGTTTGAGGGCCATAGAGAAAGGTAagaattttccccctccccccatATTTGCAAATGGGAAACCAACGTGTATACTGATGGCAATGTAGTATCAGCTTTGcccaagggggagaaagaagagcgatatattatatatttcgtGCGAACTGCGTAAATATATACGTAATGAGCTGAACCGTGTACACATGGTGGAACCCCTGCATATTCATGTTTTCTTTCACTCGTGCATTTTCTCATGAAcgcttttttcaaatatgtgcttcccccttcaCTACTTCAGTCTGCAGCGACATCATGAAAGGcgcgaaggaaaagaaccTAAACGTGTCCGGACCAGTGAGGCTACCAGTAAAAACGCTCAGAATAACGACAAGAAAATCCCCCTGCGGTGAGGGTACCAACACCTGGGATAGGTTCGAGCTcagaatttataaaagacTGATTGACTTATATTCCCAATGTGAGGTTGTTACTCAGATGACTTCCATTAACATTGATCCTGGGGTTGAGGTGGAGGTTATTATAACAGATTCGtaaattaagggaaaaaaaaaaaaaaaaaaaaaaaaattaatttgaTGAAGACAGGGGATATACGTATACGAgtacaaaaaagggaccAATGGGTATAGAAACATTTCGTAGAAGAGTAGGAAAATTGTTACGCCCAAATTTTGTGCCTGTTGAAATTGCTGTTTGAAATGCttcattcctcctttatttactttttttttttttttttctcctttttattacGTTTCCTGTTACGTTTTTTACTACGCCACTTGTgcgctttttcttcttttgtttttttatggaTTTTAATTGAACCAAAAAGTGGATAACAGTTAGGAATAAACGTAATTAATTTACTTGTGAATAgcttaatataaaaattggaaaaaaaaaaaaaggcatttattttgttattgtGTTGGCAATACGAGGTGGTGCTCATTTGGGAAGTTGCGCCTTTCAAAACGCACCAGAACATTTCGATCCGTGGAAGGTATGTTTTAGTATGGGcggaaaattttccaagcGGACTTTGAAACACGCCTATTCCTGCAGAAGGGGTGTGCATATGCTACAGGTGAAGTGTAGCAACCCAGCCATGCATCCATTCCAGCTCAGCGACTTACATTGTCTTTTACCATACGAACGTGCTATTTACAAGAATGACGCATGCGTTACAAATGTTATGCGCATTAAATGGTTTTAATGGAGAGGCCCCACATGAGGATAGCTTAATTTGGCACAAACGCACGTTATGTCACTCTCAATTGGGGTGATTAGAAGGTCATACGTGTTTATAAAAGGTCGCTCTCTTTGTCTACTGCCCATTTTGtctctcctttcttttacaACAGTCCATGTTACGAAATTGATTATATCGCAGTGTTTCccaaaaatgtgcacttaaaaaaaaaaaaaaaaaaaggggggggtaaTAAAATTGGCCTCTTTTTcaagttccattttttttgcacatttttgaagTGACGCATGCATAGTTGTAAGAATACGTTGGAGCAACatagacaatttttttttttttttttttttttttgtttgctccACTTTGAAGGAATGCAATTCAGTGCACATCACATTTACGCAGTTGTGCCACTTGGGGGGAGGGTTACAAATGGTCTATTCGTGCAGTTGTGTATGTATAGAATATTTGCGTTTggccatttttgttttcttttgttttccaGAACATGGCGTTGTTAGCAGGAAAATTTTGTGCGTAAGAGGGGGGTAAGGGAGAATtgtgaagaaattttacCCTTTGCCGCAATAGGGTGGTAACATTTGGTTGCGTCCGCGTCGCGTCGGTTTCGCGTCCGTGTTCCATCCTGTTGTGCGGTCACTGTGtagtgcatatgtgtatcctttattttattctttttttttcctatttcaACAGCTTCATTGGGAGTATTTTAATGTCTACCTCCAGGGTTCAACAAACGCATGCATGCTATAATACCACGTCTTtcgaaatgtaaaaaaaaaaaaaaaaaaaaaaaaaaaaaaagaaattccaCTCAGAGTGATTAATTCTGAGGATATGTGGGAAGTCAATTTTGGGGAAGTGGGGGTACACCAAAGATGACTGTGTGCACACCACAACCAAATATGCAGACGCGTCAAATTGTTTGATTAGTTAAAAAGTGAGACTTCCATGACCTATCTATTTGTGTAAAAActtcgatttttttctttttttttaagtatcaATTTGAGTTTAATTTTGTTACTGCGCGAGTGTGTACTTAACAGCGTGTGTGTGCTTGCCGTGTGTGACTGGATTTATTCTAACTGGAGTGGCCCctcatatatgcataccttttttttgtgtgtgaaTTTATTCCGTCCGCAGAAGAAACATGCATGTGCTCCACTCTGTACAAAGGGGCATAACCTCTTGTAAGAGAATTAAACAACATCGAAATGTGATTGATGTGCATgactttttttatcacaGACACCTTGCTGACTGTATCGTGGTGTAAATATGGGCATACATTAGTAGCCCCTTCAAGTATCACCCCTTTCACGAATTTTCCCAACACAAACAAGTTGTAACATGTGTAGATCGGTAAGCTCAGCTACCTCAAGGTAAACAGATTACCCCGTGTTACAGTAAATATAACGTCCCACTATTGGGCTGATCCCTTTTCGGCGTGCACAAAAGCATCCTGGGAGAGAGCAAAATGAACGCATTTAACTTCCCAaggatggaaaagaaaaaatcgagTGAAACTCAGTCGGTGTGtgtaagaaaggaaagatcATGTTACACTTCAAGTGAAGAATGCAgtaagttaaaaatgaaaggggAACGCACAAATGGACACTCATTAAATAGCATTTTGACgagaaataaaattgaaCATGTGGATAATGacgaatggaaaataaaacaaccTGTCTTATTTAGTGACAAATCAGgaaatcataaaaaaattgatgtaCTCGTATACCCAGTTtgtgaacaaaataattcttaccatttgaaggaaaaaagaagcgacCCCCCAGGTGAATATGTGCGCAACGGCAGTGCAGGCCACTCAGGAAAAGGCAAACAAacgtgcacaaaaaaaattgttcacaaGGGACGTATAAATGAAGCTTCTTTTACGTGTGGAAATAATCACACGTTGGAAAAAGACTTCATcgagggagaaggaaaaaaaaaaaaaaattcccccgCAACGGAAATGTTGTCTGAAATGGGCACTGCACACAACGAAAAATCAGTTCATTCTGGTCATATCGAATGTTTGAGTGAATTCACTCAtcagttaaaaaataaaaatgagatgAACAGCCAATTTGATTACAATGTAAATGATGGTGTGTGCTTTTCCTgcaagggtaaaaaaaacaagggcAATTTTCCCAGTGTTTTTTGCAACACTATGGAGGATAAGACTTTGCACGGCTGCGTCAACTGTGTTAAGTCAAATGAGGAGAAGCAACATTTTTTGAGTAGCTGCACTCAGGGTGAATCTCATCGAAAGGGCGTAAAGTTGCCCCCCAATAACAGCAGCGAAATAATTTATCCACATAATGACAAATTGGAAGACAATTCAGGCAGGGCAGGACGCAAGCTAAGTGCCtctgtgcacacattttcgGAAACAACCCGTGGGAAGAACTTTTCCAGGTTAATTagcaagggggaagaagacgaaTGGTCCAGTGATGCCCTGCGTCACTGTGGGGATGTTGacggaggaggggaaaataatcccctcaaattgtgcaaaagTAGGAATAAGCAACACACGGACTGGTGCCCCCTGAATAACGGTATGCATATGATGAAGGGGACTAGAAGTAAGAGATCCCCCTTTGTGAAAAGGGTAGAGGTGGTGACACAGACAAGTGCATGTGGGGGGATGGCAAATAAGTCCAGTTTAATATGTGGAAGGACATTACCAAGCAAGTGCAGCTTATCATGTGTAGACGGTTTGGACAGTGTCTCGAGGAAGGTCTGCCGCATCACCCCAGATTATATGACGGCAGGTGAAAGAAGATTGAAGGATCAGTTTGGGGGGCAGGAAAGAGTGCATACCGTTGCCAGATCGCTGAGTGAGGTACTTATAGAAAATGCTAGCGAAGTGGGGGAGGGAAAATCCACGGAAGAATTATACTTCAcgaaaaaggagcaaatgaAGCAGAATAAACAAAAcggtgtaaaaaatatagtgGCATATAATTGTCCAGGCGAAGTGAATACATCTGGAGAGGATGCCCCTGTGGTGGATAAGCACGAGGATGACATGCATGAAGTGAGTACTaggggggaggaggataTCCAAGATGGGTACATAATGCACGACGTAGGGGAAGGTCagaatgttgttc encodes the following:
- a CDS encoding 40S ribosomal protein S20e, whose product is MSKLMKGAVESEKFRLRRIRIALTSKSLRAIEKVCSDIMKGAKEKNLNVSGPVRLPVKTLRITTRKSPCGEGTNTWDRFELRIYKRLIDLYSQCEVVTQMTSINIDPGVEVEVIITDS